The proteins below come from a single Leptospira harrisiae genomic window:
- a CDS encoding type 1 glutamine amidotransferase produces the protein MRAVFIRFIDCEGPGILEPLLREAGYRISYQNAYDRRIHLMPEIHLNFDLIVMLGGPQSVADPAKQEFFKPYYDIVNNVIALPNKKLIGICLGSQIIARALGANVRPGTKGPETGFSDLQLLKPEHPIFKGIEKDSILAFHLHEDIFDIPVGADHLLASDFYANQMFSYKNKLFAFQTHLEPTLEMLNVWQSVHKDFIAKGTGDFSEIADKQRVMAETAKTIFRNIIKL, from the coding sequence ATGAGAGCAGTATTCATAAGATTTATCGATTGTGAAGGTCCAGGAATTTTAGAACCCTTACTTCGCGAAGCAGGATATCGTATTAGTTATCAAAATGCTTATGACAGGCGAATTCATTTGATGCCAGAAATTCATTTGAATTTTGATTTGATTGTCATGTTAGGTGGTCCGCAATCAGTTGCTGATCCGGCGAAACAAGAGTTTTTTAAACCTTATTATGATATTGTAAACAACGTAATTGCATTACCCAATAAAAAATTAATAGGGATTTGTTTGGGTTCTCAGATCATTGCAAGGGCTTTAGGTGCAAATGTGCGGCCTGGTACGAAAGGTCCTGAAACAGGTTTTTCTGATTTGCAACTATTAAAACCAGAACATCCTATTTTTAAAGGTATAGAAAAAGATTCAATCCTTGCATTTCACCTTCACGAAGATATCTTTGATATTCCCGTTGGTGCGGATCATTTACTTGCGAGTGATTTTTATGCAAACCAAATGTTTTCTTATAAAAATAAACTTTTTGCTTTCCAAACTCATTTAGAACCTACTTTAGAAATGCTGAATGTATGGCAGTCTGTACATAAAGATTTTATTGCAAAAGGAACTGGCGATTTTTCTGAAATTGCAGATAAACA